The window CGAGGTCCGACATGGTTCCACCAGCGAAATCCCACCATCGATACCAACGAGGTCCGGGGAAGTAGACCGAATGATAAGGACGGACCGGGGCGGGACCCAGCCACAGATCCCAGTCGACATGGTCCGGCGGTGTCATCATGTCGGTTGGACGGGAATCCACGTGCAGAAGGTCGCGGTGTTTTTTCGCGTCCGCTTCGGATTGCAAACCCCAGGCTCGGTTGACCCAGACGTGAGCTTCGCTGACATCGCCGATCGCACCGCTTTGGATCAGTTCCACGACCCGGTGGTAGTTGCTGCCAGCGTGAATTTGGGTTCCCATTTGAGTGACGACACCGGCTCGCTCTGCCGCTTCTGCGATCTGTCGCGTTTCGTCGATGTTGTACGCCAAGGGCTTTTCACAATAGACGTGCTTGCCAAGTTGCAGCGCGGGCATCGTTGCAAACGCGTGAGTGTGTTCGGTGGTGCTGACAACGACCGCATCGATGTCGTTCCCAACGGCGTCATATAGTTTCCGGAAATCCCGAAAAGCCTTGGCCTTTGGATGTCGCTGGACGGCTTGGTCGGTGAATCTCGTGTCGACATCGCAAACCGCGACGACGTCGACCATTTCGGTCTGCTCCATCGTTCGCAGGTTCGAACCGCCTCGTCCGCCAACGCCAATGGCGGCGATCTTCAGGCGATCATTGGCGGACGATGAAACGGGCGTCTGAGCGGGTGAAACGTTGCCGAGACCGACGGCAGCCAAAGCGGTCCCGCCTACCAGTATGTCGCGTCGATTCGGAAGCATTTTATTGGACATCGTCCACCTGGGCATTCAGTGAGTGACGTGGGGAAAGCGACGATCCTAATGCAGTGAGCAACGGGAAGGGGCAACTGACCCGCTGATTGGACATGCTTTCTAAAAAACGCTTCCCGCGTCACTTTTAGAGCTGAAAGCCCGCTGATTCACTCGGCTGCGCCGAGAGGATCTTTCCACTGCAACCGTTTTCTTTGTCGCAGCGACCACTGGCGACGAGCAATCGCCCATCCGCGAGCCCCTCAATGCCGAGCGAACAGTTGAGCTCGTATCGCCCTTTCATCTGGAAGTCCGCATCGGTGACAAGCGTGATGGCGGGCGATCCATAACAACCAAACCACCAACGATTGTGGGCGAAGGTTGCGGATTGGATTCCGAGGTGAGTGTGTCCGCTCGTGATCACGTGCTTTTTGACGAATTGAAACTGGTCGTCGTATTCGTACACATAGTTTTCGTCAAATGAATCAGGCAATCCGCCAACGACGTAGAAGTGGCCTTCGCGGTGTCCGATCCCGCCTGCCCCGTGAAAGACTTCCTGCGTTTCGTGTCGAGCAAGTTCGTCCAGCGATTCCGCGTCATAGACGTAGACCCATGAGTCCGCGTTTCCTGCGGGATCGTTGAATTTGCCAAGGTTGACGGCGACATAGATCTTGCCATCGCGGAAGCAAAGATCGCCGTGATGGTTCGCGACGGGGATCTTCTTCAGCACTTTGCCGTCATGGTCCGTTTTGACCAACGTGGTGGTGAACGACCAATAGATCGAAGTCGCGTCAGCACAAACACCTTGCAAGTGGTGAGGATAGGTACCTTCACACGTCACCTGAAACGGTTCCGCACTGAAAGCGGACTTCGAAGGTGCGATGTGGGTGTCTTGTGCGGCAAGTGGTCCAGCCAGGGAGAGGCTGGTGAGAACGAACAAGCTCGCGAGCGAGATGGCTCGGCAATTCGATTGGTTGAAAGTCATGATGGAGGCGTTTGTCGAGGAAGTGGCTGCAATGAAAGCGGGCCAAGGGTAAACCCTGGATGGCGTGGCGTGCAAACACTCTTCAACGAGATTTCATGAAAGGTCAAAAGCGGTCGTCGGGTGTGTGAGCCGCTTGGCGTTAGCCACGGTTTTCAAACGCAACCGGGGCTAACAGGCTGTTGATTTATTGAGCCGCACCGCGTTAGCGGCGGTTGATTAGACGCCAACCGGGGCTAATGCCCAACGGCTAATGATTGTCATTCGGTATGTGACTAAATCAACAGCCTGC of the Rhodopirellula baltica SH 1 genome contains:
- a CDS encoding Gfo/Idh/MocA family protein, with the protein product MSNKMLPNRRDILVGGTALAAVGLGNVSPAQTPVSSSANDRLKIAAIGVGGRGGSNLRTMEQTEMVDVVAVCDVDTRFTDQAVQRHPKAKAFRDFRKLYDAVGNDIDAVVVSTTEHTHAFATMPALQLGKHVYCEKPLAYNIDETRQIAEAAERAGVVTQMGTQIHAGSNYHRVVELIQSGAIGDVSEAHVWVNRAWGLQSEADAKKHRDLLHVDSRPTDMMTPPDHVDWDLWLGPAPVRPYHSVYFPGPRWYRWWDFAGGTMSDLGSHWNDLPFWALELDAPTTAEAFGPPAHSEIAPASMSVKYEYPSRGDRGPVSVSWYQGTHKPEIWQRGEIPRWDSGVLFIGSKGMLLSDYGKHVLLPEESFVDFEPPAPFVPDSPGHHEQWVRACLGEGETASPFRYAGPLTEANHLGNVAYRVGKKITWDRDKMECVGCPEAAPFIAREPREGWSLS